From the genome of Phoenix dactylifera cultivar Barhee BC4 chromosome 5, palm_55x_up_171113_PBpolish2nd_filt_p, whole genome shotgun sequence:
GAATACACTTATAACATCCTCATTGACAGTCTTTGCAAGCAGCAGAGGTTGCAGGATGCCATATCCTTCTTTCAAGACGTGCATGGTCGAAAAGAGGTCAAACCTTTCATTATCACTTTCAACACCCTCATGTCTGGATTATGTAATGCAGGTTTGGTAGAGGTTGCCAAATCTATCCTCTCTCTGATACTTAAATATGGGTTGCGTCCGGACAGATACAGTTATACTACTCTCATACATAGGCTATGTGCAGCAGGTTCCATGGAGGAAGCTTTGAAGCTTTTTGAggacatggagaaagatggCATATTGCTTGATGTTGTGGCGTATAACATTCTCATAAATGGATACCGTTTACTTGGGCTGATGAGTGAGGTTTGGAAGCTCATCAagatgatgatttttcaagggcTGAAGCCAGACCTTGTTACTTATACTATACTAATTACAGGGCATTGTGAAAAGGGTGATGTTGAAGAAGGGTTGAGGGTGCGGAgggaggtcattgctcgagggaTTCAGTTGAACATTGTTGCATACAGTGTGCTTTTGAATGCTCTGTTTAAAAAAGGGCAAATTGGTGAAGTACATCAGTTGCTTGATGAGATAGAAGCTATTGGTTTGCACATGGATTTGGTAGCGTATTCCATTCTGATCCATGGGTACTGCAAACTAGGAGAAATTGAAAGGGCGCttcaagtgtgccaaatgatgtGCTCCAAACAAGTGATGCCTAATTCATTTACTCATGGGGCAACTCTTTCAAGCCTGTGCAAGAAAGGGATGCTGGTGGAAGCAAGGTGGTATTTGGACAATCTAGTCGGTAGTGGTCTGATGGTGGACATCATTTTGTACAATATTGTGATTGATGGCTATGCAAAAATTGGTGATGTTGATGGTGCACTTGAGTTGTATGAACAGATACTTAAGCTAGGGTTATCTCTAACTATTGTCACATATAATACcctaatttttgtcttttgcaAGATTGAAAAGTTAACTGTGGCAGAGCACTTTCTTAGGCAAATTGAGCTTAATGGAATAAATCCAACAGTAGTGACCTACACCACTCTTATGGATGCCTTTGTTGGAGCTGGAAATACTGATTCAATGTTAAGAATGTTCAATGAAATGATTGAGAAAGCAATCATGCCCAATGTTATTACATACAGTGTAGTCATGAAGGGGCTCTGTAAGCAAGGGAGGCTACAAAAAGCTATTGACATTCTCAAGGATATGCATATATCAGGTATATATGCTGATCAAATTACATATAATACACTTATGCAAGGATTTTGTGAAGTGCAAAACATAGAAATGGCTTTTCGCATACATGACGAAATGTTACAACACAATCTTATGCCTACTCCTGTAACATATAATCTTCTTATTAATATTCTTTGCTTGAAAGGCAAAGTAGA
Proteins encoded in this window:
- the LOC103703954 gene encoding putative pentatricopeptide repeat-containing protein At1g13630 isoform X2, which translates into the protein MLFRSKFRPFGQFPPQLPAPKPAISSAAAAAADELLIDSSTSKNPVREILTLAKRGNRPLFLPSNRTRVDRQSRGAGKDGNFMDWEVARTRFEDARLARLETCHALAREGRLKEINSVLKQMLHEEGSGSAPSLCELLQNNFRDCDSCSIVWDVLANVYAQLEMIHDALYVLSKMDSLNMQASISTYDSLMYNLRHTDMVWDIYKEIRARGVTHSEYTYNILIDSLCKQQRLQDAISFFQDVHGRKEVKPFIITFNTLMSGLCNAGLVEVAKSILSLILKYGLRPDRYSYTTLIHRLCAAGSMEEALKLFEDMEKDGILLDVVAYNILINGYRLLGLMSEVWKLIKMMIFQGLKPDLVTYTILITGHCEKGDVEEGLRVRREVIARGIQLNIVAYSVLLNALFKKGQIGEVHQLLDEIEAIGLHMDLVAYSILIHGYCKLGEIERALQVCQMMCSKQVMPNSFTHGATLSSLCKKGMLVEARWYLDNLVGSGLMVDIILYNIVIDGYAKIGDVDGALELYEQILKLGLSLTIVTYNTLIFVFCKIEKLTVAEHFLRQIELNGINPTVVTYTTLMDAFVGAGNTDSMLRMFNEMIEKAIMPNVITYSVVMKGLCKQGRLQKAIDILKDMHISGVQIIYFETII
- the LOC103703954 gene encoding putative pentatricopeptide repeat-containing protein At1g13630 isoform X1; this encodes MLFRSKFRPFGQFPPQLPAPKPAISSAAAAAADELLIDSSTSKNPVREILTLAKRGNRPLFLPSNRTRVDRQSRGAGKDGNFMDWEVARTRFEDARLARLETCHALAREGRLKEINSVLKQMLHEEGSGSAPSLCELLQNNFRDCDSCSIVWDVLANVYAQLEMIHDALYVLSKMDSLNMQASISTYDSLMYNLRHTDMVWDIYKEIRARGVTHSEYTYNILIDSLCKQQRLQDAISFFQDVHGRKEVKPFIITFNTLMSGLCNAGLVEVAKSILSLILKYGLRPDRYSYTTLIHRLCAAGSMEEALKLFEDMEKDGILLDVVAYNILINGYRLLGLMSEVWKLIKMMIFQGLKPDLVTYTILITGHCEKGDVEEGLRVRREVIARGIQLNIVAYSVLLNALFKKGQIGEVHQLLDEIEAIGLHMDLVAYSILIHGYCKLGEIERALQVCQMMCSKQVMPNSFTHGATLSSLCKKGMLVEARWYLDNLVGSGLMVDIILYNIVIDGYAKIGDVDGALELYEQILKLGLSLTIVTYNTLIFVFCKIEKLTVAEHFLRQIELNGINPTVVTYTTLMDAFVGAGNTDSMLRMFNEMIEKAIMPNVITYSVVMKGLCKQGRLQKAIDILKDMHISGIYADQITYNTLMQGFCEVQNIEMAFRIHDEMLQHNLMPTPVTYNLLINILCLKGKVDCAEKFLDSLLDKGVRLSKFAYTTIVKAQCAKGMPGKAIIFFDRIIRSGFEVSIKDFSAAINRLCKGNFVNEATIFLKMMLYVGIYPDEELCTVICSAFIKKKELQSLFVLQAMIVKSGILAWDIQ